CTGTTTTCTATAGTCCCGTGAAAGCAAGAACACTTGTTTTACTTGACTTAAGTCGAACACTGGTTTAGTCGAACAGTTATCTTTGGTCCTTTGGAGGTTCAAGCTTCTAggattttactatattttaaaaatcttttaacatataTTGTTGGTATTATGCGACTTCAATATATCACTTTAAAATACTGTCACATGAAAAtactaatctaaaatttataTCTAGATGTTTAccttattgttgttattatagtTCAtcatatagttattattattgtttatcttgattttatgttaataaaccTGTTTGCATTCTATATAAGGGAGAGCTCTCCCGTTTCTCCCCAAAACTGAAGCTGAACTAACAGCTATAAGTACTACTTTCGTTATCTCAAATTAATGGCGGAtctaattttagattttcaggGATGGATCAAATGAAATATTCGTATAGGTAGTGCAATTGTTTACTTGATGGCCGGCAtttcaaaatcataaaatcTTCTCaataagtaattataataagGTAAATTAGAGTaaatatgagcaccttaagcgATAgttggaatattttcaaaaataattaagctggatccaaaatttttataaataaacaattttgggGGATCCCTACTTATGATCCATTTAGATATTTGGGAACccgaaatttttttaaaaaaacacagaggttttaaaaaagaagcaaaaatgCTCATATTACTGGGTAATGATTATGGGTTATGATTTctgcaagaaaaaaaatctaattttttgaatttaagttACAGAagaatatttagtattgttcaaatattaaaagtttttattttttgaattggtGCTTAAAGAAActagtaaatcaaaaaaaaattcttttttcaaatccaTGCTTTATGCAAGCAGAATTCTATTGGGCctagaaattctttttttgttatcttttgtAGAAGGAAAAATTACTGttacgtttttaaatttttttttattaattcagtgTTCTTATGGggaaatacaaattaaatttttgttaacttaattaacttttttaggtCAAATTTTTCCATTTCCTTGTATTGTCATCGAAAATGATTAAGTGTGcaaaatttgagcaaaattgGTTGAgaaaaaagctttcaaaaattgatttcaaattttgtggcacacaaacatatatatatagaaagtaaCCTTATATAAAGCatggaaaaatagttaaagCGAAAAAGTAATAAAGCAATAATTTAGTATGTGCAAAACAGAGGGTGTTTATGTGTGATATTTTGAACtttgaattttcaaaaacgttttatttagtACTCAAATTTCTACTTGTTCTTACGACAAAAGAAATTAATGGCTTATTTAAGAAACTGGCGAAAATGCCACTCTAATGTTCTAGCTCTGGCAGAATCATCTTCAGGAAGTGAAGAAGAGAAAGTcgaaaaaaataatgacaattcaaaatttacacaaaatatCAGTTAagtagaagaagaaaaaaattcggAAAGCGATTATGAAAGCGAAGAATTTCTTTATGATTATTTGTCTCAAAGTGACAATGACACTGTTTTTCtcagaagaaattgaaaaaagcgatgttttttttaatcataaactgGCGAAATGGCAGTAGAGCACTGCTGTTCACGTGAATAAGTAAACGAGCTGTTAGCTATACTGATAGCAGAAGCCTTATGCTATCTGCAAAAACAGCTTTTTGTATACCAGTCTCAAGACCAAAATAACAGTATTAACCACCACACTTGCTTTGACAGTAACTGATTTTGGAGCCTGAAGCAAAgttcttttatctttaagtgAGGAtaagaaaaaaggaaacaaagtaCCAAAATTAGATAACGTTGATAAGTTCTCGATGGCTGAAGGCAgtatgttattaattattttttaatggatttttgtttaattttattaggtttgtaaaaatattcaacaaaagtTGTTTTGTGAAACTATTTTAAGTTATAGAGTTTCAAAAGAGAGTGTTATATTTTCTTACTGATATAAGAAATCCCAAAACACAGTGACAAAGCCTGATTATAATAGCGAATTTATAAGccaaataagttttattttgttggtaGCTAAATTTGTTGAAGTGGACAAGATATTAGATGACGAAAAAAACACAATCATCAGGAGAGagttttaataagtattttattaaatagttatatcatttagtttcagaactttttttaattttatgtctaCAGCTTTAtgttaaaacttgtaaaaacttATAACTGTATATATTAGAACAAGTGCTTCTTATTTGGTAGTATAATTTCAATGGTTTAAGGGCAATTAATGTTAAATGTCTACagtttcattttcattaatatgATTATAATACATTATGAGCGAGGTTAGGCAATTTTTACAACCAGATGCTATTCCTGGTGTTAACTTGTTATTCAGATCAGgactgattatttttttcttgttatactAACAGAAGTTTACCAGACTATGTGGTGCTatgaaaggtatacctttataagatatataaaacttttttatttttatttacagcttcttctattgAATGCGATGaagcgactgaaactttaattgatggcattttaTCTGACTTCTTAAAATACACTCcatttcgaaaaggtggcggaaaagaaaagaaattagattgattgttataaatatttacatatatttcaataaagaaatattttcttgttgtctactaatattttgttttcagtgttaattcaacattaccaaaaaaaaattttagttatgaaAAAACGTAGgattgagttgatgttttaagtaaaacaagAAAAGCTTAACTgatataatatcttttttaataaaaacaaaaatactaatgATGTGGTATTAAAAgttggtattaatattaatgtttattagaggaagatgtgtaaaaaataagttacaagttattatttggtctttaaaattgtttgaataataatttattaattattgagatgttttcttttttaatttttgttacttttatattatcaatcaaACTAAGTTATTGTTGTgtgatattttataataaactttatattatattttgtattaataatgaatattatctatttttgttcaatattcCGTATTACTCTTATGTAGTTAATTATGCTTTAGCAACCTGagattatttattatacttttattatttttctttgatgccttgagttatttaaacaaaatatattcagaactatgcagaataataaaataataaatatattcataaaaatgaatttaaaatataataaatttataaaataaagaaaatcttatctttgctaaTAATgtctattaatattattgtttagcaagtatcatggcTATAAAATGTCAAGATTTAGCTAGTTTAActaggcctgttagtacacttatattatggtttcttcgtttttttattagttcatataatattttcaaaatcaaatatgtggaaaggagctgtttggaaaGAAGATTTACAAGGAGAAGGTGTAATTCCATCTAATTGGATTTGTAATAAAACTGTTTATTGGCctccaggtaccaaagcattgactgcatTAAAATGCtgagaagaattggcttaagtttccacaaattaaaattaaattctcttcaggtattacatctatatattacaattattattttttaaataattttgttaggaagagttattttgttgatacaaaatatataactattcatATAACTGCTTCAATTCCCCAGAAAGCAAGCAGGATTgtgaaaaatttgaatttacaactacaaaagaaaaatgttataatgagAATGTCTATTTacgaaaaagaaaacataaacaaagaaaatttccCAAGTAGGTATTAATTTTATGTGCTTggagtttataaattttaatttttatacctaaaactaaaaatgtttttgtaatttataccataaattagtaattatattttacaggTTCAGTTATCAAAGATTTAGATGAATTGTCAATGCACCTGACCTCCAGGTGTTCATTGATCAAATCtataggtgtatatatatatatatatatatatatatatatatatatatatatatatatatatatatatatatatatatatattcaacaataaagactcatcatttctgatgagtctttattgatgaaactctgtgtaaaatgaaaaaataattttgtcaagtgattttctactaatatatatatatatatatatatatatatatatttttttttttttttttttttccctgtaAGTGCAAGGgattattaaaaattgctttagcaaatgcatgctatttaacatgaaaaatgaCATTATTGACCTCTGtccaagccccataagtgtTAAAAAATGGACGTTAAacctaaattaaaacaaaaaaaatcctctATATTAGGAGCAAAATCTCCTCCAAAATCCTATTTttcttatgaaaattttatgtggccaccccgaTTATTACTTTTCAatgttagaaaaatttaatattttgattattaatttattttgaaaaaaggttgtttcatttaaattaaatatttgaaaaaattattaataatcatctAACAGCAAGGCCGTCCCGAACGGGGGGTGTAAGGGGTGTTCCACCACACCCAAAGCTGTCATATAAGCATTTAAGTTGACGCATTTagcaagttttgaactatagttggctaattgcaaatattgaggaccttttttttgtgtgtgtgtgtctctagttggcaaaaaatacaaacaatcacccccccccctccccatGAGAGACCACTTCAGGACGGCCCTGCTGTtagataattattaataattttttataagtttaacaCCTTTccattcattatatttttttcaagttttccttttgattttcttaaatatatttttttttatttacagcttcttctattgtaTTTAATGGAGCAAAAGAAACCTTGGTTAATGGAATATTGTCTGATTTTCTAAAATACGCTCCATTTCAAAAAGGTGATGGAAAAGAGAAGAagtttgtgtagattttattcaattatatgTAGATTATATTCAATTATTTGTAGATCTTATtcaattatatgtaaatatatataatatttaaatatatttttcaataaaacaatttttatctcttgctttaataatactattttaaagtctaagtatagactatgagtagatttaatatccataatataccttaATAATGTAATAGAGAAGTGCAACAGCACTATTGGACATGCATactacgttttgatggtgatctCAGTTTTTATCAACGGTTTCTGTGAttacaaaacgttttttaacagccggtttaacgttgataaatcaacgtttaaaaaactgtcATTCttaacgttgtttcaacgtaaATTCAgcgttattgtaacgtttttttgggtcgaatcaacgttgatataacgtttgaacctaacgttgaaagaaactttcattctaaacgttaaatcaacgtaaattcaacgttaggtttcgACGTAagttcaacgttatttcaacgttgtttgCCGGCTGGgtactatgttttgtttttatttaaaaagcaattaaaaccactACTATTTTAAGACTTTAAACTAGGttatttcaatgaaaaacactgggtaatttgagcatgttcatattacacaaaaatggtatGTTTAAgtaaagtcaaaactaaatgtttctacgtattattttttaaataaaaatggattggatttttagctaacatatttttctttatgaaaaaattaattttattaatttagcaCCAAAATTTCGCGCCACAGAATTATATCATGcgtgatgatattattttaacaacgcaCAAAATTTAAcagcgttttaattagatgatagcTGCTAGTTACTACATATAAGTTTAAGCTAATTGTACCGATTCCTGTTATCACCATATAAAGTCGATtcgaaaaatacaaaacaacttCACTTCTTACTTCTAAGAAATCTGTAAGTCTCATATTAACAAGGTGCTTATATTGCCCTAATCTAGTTTGTTATCGAAAAATATTAACTGAATatatcttcttctttttctttcgGCATTTCCCGTTTAGGGGTCGCCACAGTGGACCAAACTCCTCCATCTAGCCATGTCATGAGTGTCCTTCACTGACACACCAGCCACTCTCATATCCTCCACCACTACATCCATAAACCATTAACtgaatatatgttaaaatatatatctagtAATGATAATTAGCcagaaaaataagtaaataaactaCCATACTAAACTACAAGAAAAATAgctttgctttttaaatttatagattaattatttataactagaTATATAATTAGAGagaatttacaattattataaatatctcTCCTTTATTATTGGTAATTAAAATCACATGAACAAATAACATGAATTTTGCTGTTTTCCTActtaattcaaataaatgtttaaatttgacGTCACCAAAAGTTTTACCCCCTCTAGTTGTTTTATATCATAGTTGCTGGATAGCAAATGTAAAAgtaagtttgttattattttattatttctttagcTATAATTATCAacgcaaaacaaaaatttctttactttatatttacaaaattttaaatctttctttaagataaaataccttaaaaaaattaaaaatttatgaaattaatattttgtattcaactttttaattcaataaacaTTTGTTATACATAAACGCTAACTCCTGTGTTTTtcttttgccattttttttttttttttttttttcttattttgaactCAACGCTTATTTGCTAAATtcatttcagaaaaaagttttattcgtATTTCGCAACGCTTTTtgcagtaattttttaatactttgttttattgtaaCGATGGGGCGGGCAAGCAAGATAAAAGAGTACATAAAAAcaagttgaaataaaagaaaaagtattctAAATAGAgtttataatatagtattaaaatGTTTGCTTTACGGAATGCTGCAAAAAGATCAGTTTGGTTTGcttttttcaattcatttttaatcGCATGCTTCATCTTTTGGTTTATCGAGACGTAATACATCTGTATAATTTATGTGcatacaaataagtttttactagGAGGTTCATCAGATTTGagatctgaaaaaaaatgaaataataaaatagtaaattcaAAATTGTTGCTCTTAAAACCTGTAATCGAGAGTTTTCAACTATTGGTTTAGATAATATGTCATCATTAACTGAATcagaaaacaacaataataaagaGCCTCAACAACCAGACGGAGGATTCGGATGGGTTATAGTAATTGCCGCTTTTTCGATTCAGTTCATCGTGTTGGGAATAATGAACAATTTTGGTTTGCTATTTGCTATGCTTCTAGAAGAATTTCATGGAACTAAAACTCAAACAGGTATATAATTTTATGCAAGGTTATTTTTCTTTaccttaaaagtaaaaactttccTTAATTAGCATAATTAGCATAATTAGCAACAAGagaagtaaaaagtaaaagaaggAAATAACCATTCCgattataatagtttaaaacattataattattattgctgaaataaatactatgataaaataaacattatggtttaaaaaaagctttaaaatctatttaaattttaataaattatgattttattgaaatgtttgaaaaacgggatgaataagaaaaaaaattaattcgcGTCCATCGAattaaaaatcatgttttaaacactagtaaatatattaacttgTGTATTAGATACCTATATAAAAGTTATCctgtaaaaataattgtgttgTGATGTGTTACTGTTTggattgttttaaataatgatactaaagaaattctaaaaaatttctcttttgagaagctaaattatttttttaaaaagcagcagttttgttgttcaaaaaagtttatcattgaaaatttcaaaaaaaatatcacataTTTTAAGGTGAATCTCTGTAATTTGTTAAGAGGTGAATCCATGTAACCTTATACACTGAAACAGTAAATCCCTGTAACATATCTTTAAAGTCTGATAGCGTTACagacaataaataatttatcactAAACATATATCTTTACTCCAACTTCATTGAAGCGTTCAGATGAtgtttaattgcttttaatataatttttgcctgccaaagttttataacttttttattcaaaatactaCCTGGttacatattaatttttaggagttaaaaaaaaggaaaaaaagttcaaagtaTTATTATGCTGTTGAAAAACTTAAGTTGTTCCTAAAGTGCTGCTTCAAGGAAGGCTTGGGTAATATATAATAGACtgtaaactatttttgttttcggAGCTTCTTATACAATAGTtaagtaagtaaaaaattttcaaaatctctTATTTATCATTCAAACCTGTAAATTACTACTTCAATTAAAAGATAACACGAGTCAATGGAAACAGATatgaaattaaaagttaattaactaaaactgtaaaactggAGATGCATAAACAAgcctttaatttaattaatgatGACGTAACCTATTACATTTAtctgttttgtatatatatatatatatatatatatatatatatatatatatatatatatatatatatatatatatatatatatatatatatatatatatgtatatatatgtatatatatacatatatatatatatatatatatatatatatatatatatatatatatatatatatacatacatatatgtatgtatatatatatatatatatatatatatatatatatatatatatatatatatatatatatatatatatatatatatatatatatatatatatatatacccagaaaaaaagttctatagaatttctgaaaacttttttttttgaatttcttaaaacatatagcataaagaaattctatagaatttctatacttctttataaatttctatagaaatatatgtataaaaaaactttctatagGAATTTCTATAGAACTTAACAAcggttctatagaatttctattggccatatgtttcaaaagtttagaGAAATTCtacagaactttttttcctgggtatatatatatatatatatatatatatatatatatatatatatatatatatatatatatacatacaattacatatgtatgtatacagctctataaaaaatttattttgtttagcaTGGGTTGGCTCAATAACATACGGTCTTATGTTTCTTTCCGGACCAATTGCCACATCTTTATGTCAAAGACTTGGATGTCGAACAGTGGCTGCTCTAGGTGGGGTTGTTGCAGCACTTGCAACATTAACagcatctttttcaaaaaatttgagcCACATGTATTTAACGGAAggacttttatttggaattggAGCTAGCCTTTGTTATTTTCCTTCCGTTTTAATTTTGCCGCATTACTTTAGGAAGCGTTTGTCTTTAGTCAATGGCATTGTTTCATGCGGATCGGGAGTTGGTACAATGGCTTTAGGaccaattttaaactttattaatgaAAGTTATGGTTGGAGAGTATCTAATCGTCTAACTTCAGTTTTGTTATTATGCACATCTGGAGTGAGTTTTTTATACCGGCCAATAATATCATCGCCATCCCCTAACAACTACAAACAACCGCTATTTGATTTCTCAATATTTCAGAACAAAGCttttattgtatttacatttgctttgttcatttttatgttGGCTTATTTTGTTCCATTTGTGCATTTGGTATGGTATGAGTtgatttaatgttaatatagtaaataataatttttactttttgcattatttaactttttagtaaCATTTAAGAGTACATAACAACCTAAAACATTCAATAGTTTGCTGGttatttgcaaaaatgtttgtatttgtaaaaaaaaaaaaaaacaattaaataaaaatagaaataggaATATCGTTGATGTAAATATCTaaactgtgtatatatatatatatatatatatatatatatatatatatatatatatatatatatatatatatatatatatatatatatataaacagttacGGACTTAATTTTAGACTCAGACTTCAATTCCataaccatatatataaaaatgataataaaaaaaatgatttattacaGCCTGCTAATACTTGCATGAATGTCCTTTCGATTTTAGTACTTCTTTAATGCGCTGCGGCATTGAATCCACCAAATTTTTGCAGATGTCAGCTGAAAATGAGCACCagataactttaattttttcaattaaatccGGCATGAAGGAAGGCTTTTCTTCGGCAACTTGGCGTTTAATTAAAACCCATAGGTTTTTTATCTGGTTTAGATCTGACGAATTTGAAAGCCAGTCCAATAATTCAATTCATTTTGATATAAACCAGTTTTTAGTTTGCTTTGAGACGTGGGAGGGGGCTGAGTCCTGCTGGAACACGGTGCAATTGTGAATCGCTATGAATCGTTTCAAACTGTCATTCAAAACATTAATGTACGCTGTTGAATTTAAAGTTTCTCCTTGATTTATAAATCGAATGGAACCACGGCCATGTGCTGAGAAGCACCCCCACACTATCACATGAGCAGGGTGCTTAACAGTTGGAACTGTAAACCTTGGGTCAGTTTCTGATGAATGTTTAGGACGTCGAACCCATTGTTTATAGCTTGCCATCAAATGAAAATTACTCTCGTCACTAAACATGACTTTTGCCCAATCTTCTGATGTCCAATGAGGGTACTTCTTACAAAACAATATTCTCTTCTTCCGTTGGATATCAGAAAGAAAAGGCTTCTTTAAAGGCCTTGACACCCGCATAGAAAGTCTGTTGCATAAAGTACGTCAAATATGACGAGTGGaaacattcaaatttaaattcctTTTGATAGCTGAAAATGTAATAGTTGGTGTTTTCATTACTTCTCGTCGAATTAAACGTTCTTTCTGCACTGAAATAAGCCTTGGTCTACCAGAACAATGTTTAGGTTTGATTGAACCAGAAGAACTAAACTGCCTTACAACACGCGATGCTGAAGGCTGTGATATTCCCAACCTGGATGCAATGTCCCTTGTGTTATAATTTTcctcaaataataaaataacttgagATCTAATCGAttcatttaatgttttcttCTTCCCCATTATGGTGTTTTAAAATGACTGaaataaatcaagttaaaaaattagtcaGCTACACAAATTCACAActtcttaataaataattgaCAACAATAATCGTTTCCTTATTTATACATAGTTAACATTTTTACTGGAATTCCAAATCCGTCAGATGCTATTTTTGCATATTATATCATCAGATATATTTAATTCCATGAAACAAATTTATTCATCAAGTTATTTATGCATGCATCATACTTATTATGCTATTTTCACACTTTCATcatgaaaattttgattttatcacTTTGAGTCTAAAATTAAGTctgtactgtatatatatatatatatatatatatatatatatatatatatatatatatatatatatatatatatatatatatatatatatatatatatatatatatatatatatatatatatatatatatatatatgccagtttatatatacatatatatatgtatatacatattagggtgtcccaaaaaacaacatttttaaaaataatctgctcCCACCCCcttaatgtgttctatctaatacaaaaacactaggtttaaaatttttttgaataaaaaatattttaagtggtccctcaagaccctcgaatatttaatgggaccctaatattttcaaaaaaaagtttttaaaaaatatatcaaaatgaagcgaaataatatataaatttcaaaaataatattcatttcgaaaaaaaattgttatttttggttttattacctaaaaaattacgatttttaacaaaaaatgaaaaaaacgcacatgtcatgtttttttatgatagttttgataaataggttaaaatttttctaaaatgaatattagttttgaaacttttatacaattttgcatacatttatatatatatatatatatatatatatatatatatatatatatatatatatatatatatatatatatatatatatatatatatatatatatatatatatatatatatatgaagaatatatatatatatatatatatatattatatatatatatatatatatatatatatatatatatatatatatatatatgaagaatGCACGGGTAAAAATGAgtcacatttaaaaagttttgagaaagTATATATTAATCATATATAGAAGTTTTTGCATAAagttaggaaaaaaattttttaataaaagttacaaatattttattaaaaatgtaaacttcagataaattaatcaacaaaaatttaatctaattcACTTCTTTGCTTtatatgaaaacttttataaatgattaataTATACTTTCTCAACACTTTTTAAATGTGACTGCCGTTTTTTCCCGTttactctttatatatatatatatatatatatatatatatatatatacatatatatatatatatatatatatatatatatatatatatatatatatatatatatatatatatatatatatatatatatatatatatatatatatatatacatatatatatatatagttttgtttataaaagtataCTTCTATATAAAACGGTATTATCATTATCCAATCCCTTATTATTATAgttcaaaaacattattaaattaaagtttatattttgaaaccaACGATTTTTCTCAGATAATGATGCACAAGCAATGTTCTTGCacaactcaaaatttttaattcttttacaaaaattgacattttattaaatatagctttaaagtttaaataggCAAGTATAATATACTTACATTTatacttaagtttttaaataaatatttatatttagtatatactttttttcttaacagACTCAGATGGCTATTGAGTATGGTATTCCGTTAAAAAAAGCATCTTTTCTTATTGGTGTTATGTCCATAGCATCAACAGTTGGTCGATTGTTTTTTGGTCATATAGCTGACAGTAACCGTGTAAATAGACTCTATGTTTATCAGATAGCACTGCTTGGTATTGGTGTTTCTAACGCTTTATGTCCAATTATGGTTACGTTTCCAGCTCTATTAGTTTATTGCtgtttatttggtttttttgagGGATGTTATGTGTGTCAGGTTGCAGTTATAACAGGAGATATTGTTGGATATGATCGCATGGCAGTGGGTGTGGGAACACTTTTTGGGATTAAATCAATACCCCTTACTTTAGGAGCTCCGCTTGCaggcaagttttttttaagtaaaaataaatattataataatagtacTATTAAATAacctataaattatttatttataaaataaattattttataatacaataacaatataaagtaaattatattattatgaaaaaaataagctAAATTTAAGTTACTTTACAGGGTTCATTTACGATAAATCTCATTCATATCACGTTGCTTTTTATGTTGCTGGAGCTATTCCTACAATTGCTTCatgtattatgtttttaattccatttttgaTGCCACCTCCGGATCATAAGTTTTGGATTCGTAAAACTTCAGTATCTAACAAATCTAATCTGATATCGTCGGAAGAAGAaaactcttttgttaaaaatcaagAAACTCATGACCTAATAGACAAAACATCAGCGTCATTATTCCGATCACTAAACTTTGCTCATTTAGGCCTTGAAAAAcgagtagtttttaaaaattctgagaGCATCGCATCTTTTGGTTCCATGATAATTACGCCTGTGGTAAAGAACAAAAGTTCTGAACTTTTGGTT
This genomic interval from Hydra vulgaris chromosome 01, alternate assembly HydraT2T_AEP contains the following:
- the LOC100213774 gene encoding monocarboxylate transporter 10; the encoded protein is MSSLTESENNNNKEPQQPDGGFGWVIVIAAFSIQFIVLGIMNNFGLLFAMLLEEFHGTKTQTAWVGSITYGLMFLSGPIATSLCQRLGCRTVAALGGVVAALATLTASFSKNLSHMYLTEGLLFGIGASLCYFPSVLILPHYFRKRLSLVNGIVSCGSGVGTMALGPILNFINESYGWRVSNRLTSVLLLCTSGVSFLYRPIISSPSPNNYKQPLFDFSIFQNKAFIVFTFALFIFMLAYFVPFVHLTQMAIEYGIPLKKASFLIGVMSIASTVGRLFFGHIADSNRVNRLYVYQIALLGIGVSNALCPIMVTFPALLVYCCLFGFFEGCYVCQVAVITGDIVGYDRMAVGVGTLFGIKSIPLTLGAPLAGFIYDKSHSYHVAFYVAGAIPTIASCIMFLIPFLMPPPDHKFWIRKTSVSNKSNLISSEEENSFVKNQETHDLIDKTSASLFRSLNFAHLGLEKRVVFKNSESIASFGSMIITPVVKNKSSELLVIERLTVV